Proteins from one Erysipelothrix larvae genomic window:
- a CDS encoding FtsX-like permease family protein, whose product MILTKIKLLKFIIISNVRQLSSTIFFYAITSVLIFFILILNDSLNHHISDMFPKEFFISASIDAGTHVLDITHKVFTPNYITQFNQVSGYTIQVDMQDPEITVQIGSTQLQTAFSISCCDASLSMSEYFAETHDLNIGDPLLIQGQYYRISSIHSDFDDPSPLILPMDSDIHFKTQATSFKIVDSNLDEVELDLALKQSVDNPHIQFDILTFDIEDALNSLVNILFSMLFAVGILVFIVASFNIKSMTILSITKRQREIVLYFLYGLPKKDLFLIFQIESFCVHMFSLLISYSASVSIIYLASLLFSFSFSGAIIKSIFVSIIQIFFVQRITQKILVGCINESISKI is encoded by the coding sequence ATGATACTCACAAAGATAAAGCTCCTTAAGTTCATCATTATCTCGAATGTGCGTCAGCTGTCTTCAACAATCTTTTTCTATGCCATCACATCTGTGCTTATCTTTTTTATCTTAATTCTCAACGATTCACTGAATCATCATATTTCTGACATGTTTCCAAAAGAATTCTTTATCTCTGCGTCAATTGATGCTGGGACTCATGTACTTGATATAACACATAAAGTCTTTACACCCAATTATATAACACAGTTCAATCAAGTGTCTGGCTATACAATTCAAGTAGATATGCAAGACCCTGAGATCACAGTTCAAATTGGCTCTACTCAATTGCAGACTGCTTTTTCAATTTCTTGTTGTGATGCTTCGCTATCAATGAGCGAGTATTTTGCGGAAACGCATGACCTCAACATCGGAGATCCACTTTTGATACAAGGTCAATATTACCGCATTTCATCAATACACAGTGATTTTGATGACCCGAGTCCACTCATATTGCCAATGGATAGTGACATTCATTTTAAAACCCAAGCCACCAGTTTTAAGATTGTAGACAGTAATCTCGATGAAGTTGAACTCGATCTGGCTTTGAAACAATCCGTTGATAACCCTCATATTCAATTTGATATTCTAACATTTGATATTGAAGACGCTTTGAATTCACTCGTTAATATCCTATTTAGCATGTTATTTGCTGTGGGAATTCTTGTATTTATTGTTGCTTCTTTTAATATAAAGTCCATGACAATTCTATCAATAACAAAAAGACAACGCGAAATAGTCTTATACTTTCTCTACGGACTTCCAAAAAAAGACCTATTCTTAATTTTTCAAATAGAGTCTTTTTGTGTTCATATGTTTTCCTTGTTGATCAGCTACAGCGCTTCAGTAAGTATTATTTACCTCGCATCATTATTGTTTTCGTTTAGTTTTAGCGGTGCGATCATCAAGTCTATTTTTGTTAGTATCATTCAAATTTTCTTTGTTCAACGGATTACTCAAAAAATCCTTGTAGGATGTATTAATGAATCCATTTCAAAAATATAA
- a CDS encoding cation diffusion facilitator family transporter, whose product MNPNQNTSSATKTVYIAIVANGLLAGFKFGIGVISGSISLIADAINNLSDFLTTFVMLIGIKISSKPADEEHPYGHERFEMIGGLIVSIILMYAGIDVLTSAIDQLRNPTLESIHIAMWIVTIISLVVKFSMMVMYRKSAKQNGSELLEAGEVDSRNDVIIAIALLIGFFVQTQYNIVIDGYLGLIISLLILLGAFGLMRDAVTVLMGKRPSQKDIDAVVKILKEHEDIAGYHDLLIHTYGKLHKFGSVHIELDGSMTLNKAHEIADKIEREIDEMCSFEIVIHLDPIDYYDAKSNHVRLRISKTLKNIPEIESYHDFRVIDGIVEFDVVLKEDCEASNEAIEKEIREALSFVEQPIEVNVDRNYLLRNHK is encoded by the coding sequence TTGAACCCAAATCAAAACACAAGTAGTGCAACGAAAACAGTTTATATCGCGATTGTTGCGAATGGACTCTTAGCGGGATTTAAGTTTGGTATCGGCGTAATTTCAGGAAGTATTTCTCTGATTGCAGATGCCATCAACAATTTATCAGATTTTCTAACAACTTTTGTTATGTTGATTGGCATTAAAATTTCTTCAAAACCTGCCGATGAAGAACATCCGTATGGTCATGAACGGTTTGAAATGATTGGTGGGCTCATTGTATCGATAATCCTAATGTATGCAGGAATTGATGTCTTAACCAGTGCAATTGATCAACTTCGAAACCCTACTTTAGAATCCATTCATATTGCCATGTGGATTGTTACAATTATATCGTTAGTTGTGAAGTTTTCGATGATGGTAATGTATCGTAAATCCGCGAAGCAAAACGGATCTGAGCTTTTAGAAGCAGGTGAAGTAGACAGTCGAAACGACGTGATTATTGCGATCGCTTTACTCATCGGTTTTTTCGTGCAAACTCAATACAACATTGTAATTGATGGATACTTAGGATTGATTATTTCACTGCTAATACTACTAGGTGCCTTTGGACTTATGCGTGACGCAGTCACAGTACTTATGGGAAAAAGACCATCGCAAAAAGATATTGATGCAGTTGTGAAGATATTAAAAGAGCATGAGGATATTGCTGGATACCATGATTTATTGATTCATACATACGGTAAATTACATAAATTTGGCAGTGTCCATATTGAGCTCGATGGGTCTATGACACTCAATAAAGCCCACGAAATCGCAGATAAAATTGAACGAGAAATAGACGAAATGTGCAGTTTTGAGATTGTGATTCATCTGGATCCCATCGACTATTATGATGCCAAATCAAATCACGTTCGACTTCGTATATCGAAGACGTTAAAAAACATTCCTGAGATCGAATCCTATCATGATTTTAGAGTGATTGATGGTATTGTTGAGTTTGATGTGGTACTCAAAGAAGATTGTGAAGCATCAAATGAAGCAATCGAAAAAGAAATTCGAGAAGCGCTCAGTTTTGTTGAGCAACCCATTGAAGTAAACGTAGATCGAAATTATCTCTTACGAAATCATAAATAG